The Acidobacteriota bacterium genome includes a window with the following:
- a CDS encoding YdcH family protein: MSAQTDLKEELLKTDEEFRSLFDEHQQCERRLDRLQQTPDYTLDDELEAKKIKVHKLALKDRMYEIMRQHRPAVAASA; the protein is encoded by the coding sequence ATGAGTGCACAAACCGACCTGAAGGAAGAGCTTCTGAAGACCGACGAAGAATTCCGCAGCCTGTTCGACGAGCACCAGCAATGTGAGCGGCGCCTCGACCGGCTGCAGCAGACCCCCGACTACACCCTCGACGACGAGCTCGAGGCCAAGAAGATCAAGGTTCACAAGCTGGCCCTCAAAGACCGCATGTACGAGATCATGCGGCAGCACCGTCCGGCGGTCGCCGCCTCCGCCTGA
- a CDS encoding GNAT family N-acetyltransferase encodes MRRRRLDIVPAEARHGAILADLEAACFDTPWSESQLLGELVKAGGQGWIAHRVPSAVAYALFTTVADEAELLRLAVLPAHRGAGCADALLRRGLGRLASQGITRCHLEVAEDNRPALAVYRRHGFRAVGRRPGYYRRGVDAVLMARPLERDGRASEARTTPAGRP; translated from the coding sequence ATGAGGCGGCGGCGTCTCGACATCGTTCCCGCCGAGGCTCGCCACGGCGCGATCCTGGCGGACCTCGAGGCGGCTTGCTTCGACACCCCCTGGAGCGAGAGCCAGCTCCTCGGCGAGTTGGTCAAGGCGGGAGGGCAAGGCTGGATCGCCCATCGCGTGCCCTCGGCCGTCGCCTACGCCCTCTTCACGACCGTGGCCGACGAAGCGGAGCTCCTGCGCCTGGCGGTTCTTCCGGCCCATCGCGGTGCCGGCTGTGCCGACGCCCTGCTGCGCCGCGGACTCGGCAGGCTCGCCAGCCAGGGCATCACGCGCTGCCACCTCGAGGTCGCCGAGGACAACCGCCCGGCCCTCGCCGTCTACCGGCGCCACGGCTTCCGCGCCGTCGGCCGGCGGCCCGGCTACTACCGCCGGGGGGTCGATGCCGTCTTGATGGCGCGGCCGCTCGAGCGCGACGGCAGGGCCTCGGAGGCCCGGACCACTCCAGCCGGTAGGCCTTGA
- the tsaB gene encoding tRNA (adenosine(37)-N6)-threonylcarbamoyltransferase complex dimerization subunit type 1 TsaB, whose translation MERPLLVLDSASPVVGVALARQGQLLASDHEGLRSSSRRLLPMIDGCLERGDTTLEGLAGIVVLAGPGSFTGLRVGMATVLGLHQATGIAVTTVPTLEALAFGSSDELITVVDVLRGDWAAQWFSTGELQGPAERLSRQRLIALAERHRARLRGFGASALDGEVPLPAGDDPEDLAEQAARHLSERELEWNPAGLISPLYFRPPATTPPGPPKRLLQFRKE comes from the coding sequence ATGGAGCGCCCCCTTCTGGTCCTCGACAGCGCCTCGCCGGTGGTCGGCGTCGCCCTCGCCCGGCAGGGTCAGTTGCTGGCTTCGGACCACGAAGGTCTGCGCAGCTCGTCCCGTCGTCTGCTGCCGATGATCGATGGCTGTCTCGAGCGCGGCGACACCACTCTCGAAGGCCTCGCCGGCATCGTGGTCCTGGCCGGACCCGGCAGCTTCACCGGTCTGCGGGTCGGCATGGCGACGGTCCTCGGCCTCCACCAGGCCACCGGCATCGCGGTCACCACCGTTCCGACCCTCGAAGCGCTCGCCTTCGGCAGTTCCGACGAGCTGATCACCGTGGTCGACGTGCTGCGCGGCGACTGGGCGGCCCAGTGGTTCTCCACCGGCGAGCTCCAGGGGCCGGCCGAGCGCCTGTCGCGCCAGCGTTTGATCGCCCTCGCCGAACGCCATCGGGCTCGGCTGCGCGGCTTCGGCGCCAGCGCCCTCGATGGCGAGGTTCCGCTGCCCGCCGGAGACGATCCGGAGGACCTCGCCGAGCAGGCGGCGCGCCACCTCAGCGAGCGCGAGCTGGAATGGAACCCCGCCGGCTTGATCTCGCCGCTCTACTTCCGACCACCGGCGACGACGCCGCCCGGTCCGCCGAAGCGCCTGCTGCAATTCCGCAAGGAATGA